One stretch of Actinacidiphila sp. DG2A-62 DNA includes these proteins:
- a CDS encoding response regulator translates to MSATHGAGAGANAGTGDAGTTGDAGTPDTPDTSGPPSASGRWSTAGAPGAPGTPGNPGASAGLGTSGAPSTPGAPGASGAPGAPGTPAAPGTPGTPSTPGIPGASGAPGAPGAPLRLVVADDQASVREGLAIMLDLLPDVEVVGTAADGRQALEQVAALRPDAILLDLHMPVMDGTEATRRLTAEHPEVAVVVLTTYADDRSVVDTLRAGARSFLTKDADRAHIARTLHSAVAGLTVLHPSVQATLLAAAHVPPADPAPPPPADPDGAPADRTAGAARAALPDGLTRREAEILALIARGLNNAEIAAQLYLSHNTVKTHINRIFAKTASRDRAAATRYAQSHGLT, encoded by the coding sequence GTGAGCGCCACGCACGGCGCGGGCGCGGGCGCGAACGCGGGCACGGGTGACGCAGGCACCACGGGCGACGCCGGCACCCCCGACACCCCGGACACGTCCGGTCCTCCGAGTGCTTCCGGCCGCTGGAGCACTGCGGGCGCCCCGGGTGCGCCCGGCACCCCGGGCAACCCGGGTGCTTCCGCCGGCTTGGGCACCTCTGGCGCTCCGAGCACCCCCGGCGCTCCGGGCGCCTCCGGAGCACCTGGCGCTCCGGGCACCCCCGCCGCTCCGGGCACCCCCGGCACCCCGAGCACCCCCGGCATCCCGGGTGCATCCGGCGCCCCCGGCGCCCCCGGCGCTCCCCTGCGCCTTGTCGTCGCCGACGATCAGGCCAGCGTCCGCGAAGGGCTCGCGATCATGCTCGACCTGCTGCCGGACGTCGAGGTCGTCGGCACCGCGGCGGACGGCCGGCAGGCGCTGGAGCAGGTCGCCGCGCTGCGCCCGGACGCGATCCTGCTGGACCTGCACATGCCGGTGATGGACGGCACCGAGGCGACGCGGCGGCTGACCGCCGAGCACCCGGAGGTCGCCGTGGTCGTGCTCACCACGTACGCGGACGACCGTTCCGTGGTCGACACGCTGCGGGCCGGCGCGCGCAGCTTCCTCACCAAGGACGCGGACCGCGCGCACATCGCCCGTACGCTGCACAGCGCCGTGGCCGGACTGACCGTCCTGCACCCCTCCGTGCAGGCCACGCTCCTGGCGGCGGCCCACGTACCGCCCGCGGACCCCGCGCCCCCGCCGCCCGCGGACCCGGACGGCGCGCCCGCCGACCGTACGGCAGGCGCCGCGCGCGCCGCGCTGCCCGACGGGCTGACCCGCCGCGAGGCCGAGATCCTCGCCCTGATCGCGCGGGGCCTGAACAACGCCGAGATCGCCGCGCAGCTCTACCTCAGCCACAACACCGTGAAGACCCACATCAACCGGATCTTCGCCAAGACCGCCTCCCGCGACCGCGC
- a CDS encoding sensor histidine kinase yields the protein MLRTVSWLIRAIVYAVVGVDVLVTASLGPVARPVTLGVYAACGVLFAVWAVTDRRRVVTGAPAGPLLTGVLALTTVLSAALAPVGDGGAMIALAVMAVVEAGTEVRISSGWAVFGAGVAAAAGGAVVVDAAVERTLGVVGGLAVGLLIGFNRRAYRVRAEQSAALLARTEQLRAERHRGAVLDERARLAREIHDVLAHSLGALGIQIQAARALLEAGTAALARPAVDVARVDAVLATAQRMASDGLNETRRAVHALRSDRRSLGEELTAMAAAHEERHGTQVTVHVTGEPGPLPPDQTLALLRTAQESLVNAAKHAPGRPVSVALAYGREDVAMTVVNPLDAPAAPAPGPGGGAGPGGAPGGRTPAAPAMSTVDGGYGLTGMRERLLLLGGTLTAGRVAAGTDADAAASGVSGVSDASGADDAASGASTAGAVRTPGSADAVWAVTARVPRAPEAFEAFGVPDGADASDALNAGTGRTGRSTR from the coding sequence GTGCTCCGTACGGTGTCGTGGCTGATCAGGGCCATCGTCTACGCGGTGGTCGGGGTCGACGTCCTCGTCACCGCGTCGCTCGGCCCGGTGGCACGCCCGGTGACGCTCGGCGTGTACGCCGCGTGCGGCGTGCTGTTCGCGGTGTGGGCGGTGACCGACCGCCGCCGCGTCGTCACCGGCGCGCCCGCCGGTCCGCTGCTGACCGGCGTGCTCGCGCTGACCACCGTGCTGAGCGCCGCCCTCGCGCCGGTGGGGGACGGCGGCGCGATGATCGCGCTCGCCGTCATGGCCGTGGTCGAGGCCGGCACCGAGGTGCGGATCAGCTCGGGCTGGGCGGTGTTCGGCGCGGGCGTCGCGGCCGCGGCCGGCGGCGCGGTGGTCGTGGACGCGGCGGTCGAGCGCACGCTCGGCGTGGTCGGCGGGCTTGCGGTCGGCCTGCTGATCGGGTTCAACCGCCGCGCGTACCGGGTGCGGGCCGAGCAGAGCGCGGCCTTGCTGGCCCGGACCGAGCAGCTGCGCGCCGAGCGGCACCGCGGCGCGGTCCTCGACGAACGGGCCCGGCTGGCCCGCGAGATCCACGATGTGCTCGCGCACTCGCTGGGCGCGCTGGGCATCCAGATCCAGGCGGCGCGGGCGCTGCTGGAGGCGGGCACGGCGGCGCTGGCCCGCCCGGCGGTGGACGTCGCGCGGGTCGACGCCGTGCTCGCCACCGCCCAGCGGATGGCCTCCGACGGCCTGAACGAGACCCGGCGCGCGGTGCACGCGCTGCGCAGCGACCGCCGCTCGCTCGGCGAGGAGCTGACCGCGATGGCGGCGGCGCACGAGGAGCGGCACGGCACGCAGGTCACCGTGCACGTGACCGGCGAGCCCGGGCCGCTGCCGCCCGACCAGACGCTGGCCTTGCTGCGCACCGCCCAGGAGTCCCTGGTCAACGCCGCCAAGCACGCACCCGGCCGCCCCGTCTCCGTCGCCCTCGCCTACGGGCGGGAGGATGTGGCCATGACCGTCGTCAACCCGCTGGACGCGCCCGCGGCTCCGGCCCCCGGCCCCGGCGGCGGCGCCGGTCCCGGCGGTGCTCCCGGCGGCCGTACGCCGGCCGCGCCCGCGATGTCCACGGTCGACGGCGGCTACGGCCTGACGGGGATGCGCGAACGCCTGCTGCTGCTGGGCGGCACGCTCACCGCGGGCCGCGTGGCCGCGGGCACGGACGCGGACGCCGCCGCGTCCGGCGTGTCCGGCGTTTCCGACGCGTCCGGCGCGGACGACGCCGCCTCGGGGGCGAGCACCGCCGGGGCGGTCCGGACCCCCGGGAGCGCCGATGCCGTCTGGGCCGTCACCGCCCGCGTCCCGCGCGCACCCGAGGCGTTCGAGGCATTCGGCGTACCCGACGGGGCCGACGCGTCCGACGCGCTCAACGCCGGAACCGGGCGGACCGGGCGGAGCACCCGGTGA
- a CDS encoding Hsp70 family protein, with amino-acid sequence MPSRALIIANSRYEDGHFAELPGATADAAALAEVLGDPAIGGFAVESLVDARQRDAMRAMEAFFTRAGRDDLLLLHLSLHGWKDLRGRLYFVMSDTERDLPGATAIPADRVSDWMEQSRSRRIVVMLDCCYSGAFAMNAVRRAAGPPAVDVAEPFAGNGRVVLTASTALQYAYEGRPDGAQGGREDGPQGDPGQPGQPGQPRQDVRFSRQPAQPSVFTAAVVRGLKDGSADLDGDGLVSVEELYAYVHEQVRQSIAGQTPTLSVDNAQGVIHLARSPRHDDVDRLTEMRAAVLDRQAWKRIGALHLVEGLLGSVREPTRDAARAALLGLIADADLEVAARARQLWHKRGLGEIPRVGPPRPQGRPGRPGQPEQAGQPGQAGQPGQAAGEATAATPGALVGIDFGTTNSSIGLFEGDDVRLVPNAEGSLTTPSMVAITAGGEILVGAAAKRQAVTNAAYTVRAAKLRLGTGWSITRGGVTLTAEDVAAHILARLRADAEAYWGGPLRGAVLTVPATFGHAQRDALARAGRKAGLVVHRMINEPTAAALTYGLAGTESDALVFDLGGGTLDVSLIEVSDGVVDVKAGAGDEHLGGGDWDARLVRHLADRVRERYGVDVTGDAQAMQRLQEAAEDAKIELSAATSATVSLPFLATAHGTPVHLQETVTRAEFEAMTRDLLERCRRPVEQALRDAGIGLADLDRVILTGGATRMPAIDALMRRLTGGKAPYRGLIPEGIVTGAALQAGVLTGSVKDALLLDVTPMTLGIALQDGWAMALIERNTTIPTLRTEFLATSAASPRAMTLRLVEGSEETADANRTLAVLELPDLRRAGPGMPSVVVGLDIDANGIVHLVARERSGRARSAKALREEERAFRDAVRGGSESALDEITDAMYAGRQWSVTVDAAAREQAAALMRSERWAALRASAPVHWTPPPEPEGS; translated from the coding sequence ATGCCGAGCCGCGCACTGATCATCGCCAACAGCCGTTACGAGGACGGCCACTTCGCGGAACTCCCCGGCGCCACCGCCGACGCCGCCGCCCTCGCGGAGGTGCTCGGCGACCCCGCCATCGGCGGCTTCGCCGTCGAGTCCCTGGTCGACGCCCGGCAGCGCGACGCGATGCGCGCGATGGAGGCGTTCTTCACCCGCGCGGGCCGCGACGACCTGCTGCTCCTGCACCTGTCGCTGCACGGCTGGAAGGACCTGCGCGGCCGGCTGTACTTCGTGATGAGCGACACCGAGCGGGACCTGCCCGGCGCGACCGCGATCCCGGCCGACCGGGTCAGCGACTGGATGGAGCAGAGCAGGTCCCGGCGCATCGTCGTGATGCTCGACTGCTGCTACAGCGGGGCGTTCGCGATGAACGCGGTACGGCGCGCCGCCGGTCCGCCCGCCGTGGACGTGGCCGAGCCGTTCGCGGGCAACGGCCGCGTGGTGCTCACCGCGTCGACCGCGCTGCAGTACGCCTACGAGGGCCGGCCGGACGGAGCGCAGGGCGGGCGCGAGGACGGACCGCAGGGCGACCCCGGGCAACCCGGACAACCCGGACAGCCGCGGCAGGACGTCCGCTTCAGCCGGCAGCCCGCACAGCCGTCGGTCTTCACCGCGGCGGTGGTGCGCGGGCTCAAGGACGGCTCGGCGGACCTGGACGGCGACGGGCTGGTCTCCGTCGAGGAGTTGTACGCCTACGTGCACGAGCAGGTGCGGCAGTCGATCGCCGGGCAGACCCCGACGCTCAGCGTGGACAACGCGCAGGGCGTCATCCACCTGGCCCGCAGCCCGCGCCACGACGACGTCGACCGGCTCACCGAGATGCGCGCGGCGGTGCTCGACCGGCAGGCGTGGAAGCGGATCGGCGCGCTGCACCTGGTGGAGGGCCTGCTCGGCAGCGTGCGCGAGCCGACCCGGGACGCGGCACGCGCCGCGCTGCTCGGCCTGATCGCCGACGCGGACCTCGAAGTGGCCGCGCGCGCCCGGCAGTTGTGGCACAAGCGGGGCCTCGGCGAGATCCCGCGGGTCGGCCCGCCGCGCCCGCAGGGACGCCCCGGCCGACCCGGGCAGCCGGAGCAGGCGGGACAACCGGGACAGGCGGGACAACCGGGACAGGCGGCCGGGGAGGCCACGGCCGCCACCCCCGGCGCCCTCGTCGGCATCGACTTCGGCACCACGAACTCCTCGATCGGCCTGTTCGAGGGCGACGACGTCCGGCTGGTCCCCAACGCCGAGGGCTCGCTCACCACCCCGAGCATGGTCGCGATCACCGCCGGCGGCGAGATCCTGGTGGGCGCGGCGGCCAAGCGGCAGGCGGTCACCAACGCGGCGTACACCGTCCGCGCGGCCAAGCTGCGGCTCGGCACCGGCTGGAGCATCACGCGCGGCGGCGTCACGCTGACCGCGGAGGACGTCGCGGCCCACATCCTGGCCCGGCTGCGCGCGGACGCGGAGGCGTACTGGGGCGGGCCGCTGCGCGGCGCGGTGCTCACCGTCCCGGCGACCTTCGGCCACGCCCAGCGCGACGCGCTCGCCCGCGCCGGCCGGAAGGCCGGGCTCGTGGTGCACCGGATGATCAACGAGCCGACGGCGGCGGCCCTCACCTACGGCCTGGCCGGCACCGAGTCCGACGCGCTGGTCTTCGACCTGGGCGGCGGCACCCTCGACGTGTCGCTGATCGAGGTCTCCGACGGGGTGGTGGACGTCAAGGCCGGCGCGGGCGACGAGCACCTGGGCGGCGGCGACTGGGACGCGCGGCTGGTCCGGCACCTGGCCGACCGGGTGCGGGAGCGGTACGGCGTCGACGTGACCGGTGACGCGCAGGCGATGCAGCGGCTCCAGGAGGCGGCCGAGGACGCGAAGATCGAGCTGTCGGCGGCGACCTCGGCGACCGTCTCGCTGCCCTTCCTCGCCACCGCGCACGGCACGCCCGTGCACCTCCAGGAGACGGTGACCCGCGCGGAGTTCGAGGCGATGACGCGCGACCTGCTGGAGCGCTGCCGGCGGCCGGTGGAGCAGGCGCTGCGGGACGCCGGGATCGGCCTGGCCGACCTCGACCGGGTGATCCTGACCGGCGGCGCGACCCGGATGCCCGCGATCGACGCGCTGATGCGGCGGCTGACCGGCGGGAAGGCGCCGTACCGCGGCCTGATCCCGGAGGGCATCGTCACCGGCGCGGCCCTCCAGGCGGGCGTGCTCACCGGCAGCGTGAAGGACGCGCTGCTGCTCGACGTGACGCCGATGACGCTCGGCATCGCGCTGCAGGACGGCTGGGCCATGGCGCTGATCGAGCGCAACACCACCATCCCGACGCTGCGGACCGAGTTCCTAGCCACCAGCGCCGCGAGCCCGCGCGCCATGACCCTGCGTCTGGTGGAGGGCAGTGAGGAGACGGCGGACGCCAACCGCACCCTGGCGGTCCTGGAGCTGCCGGACCTGCGCCGCGCCGGACCGGGCATGCCCAGTGTCGTCGTCGGCCTCGACATCGACGCCAACGGCATCGTGCACCTGGTGGCCAGGGAGCGGTCGGGCCGCGCACGGTCGGCGAAGGCCCTGCGGGAGGAGGAGCGGGCGTTCCGCGACGCGGTGCGCGGCGGCTCGGAGTCCGCGCTCGACGAGATCACGGACGCGATGTACGCCGGCCGCCAGTGGAGCGTCACGGTCGACGCCGCGGCGCGCGAGCAGGCGGCGGCGCTGATGCGCTCCGAGCGCTGGGCGGCGCTGCGGGCGTCCGCGCCGGTCCACTGGACGCCGCCGCCGGAGCCCGAGGGGTCCTAG
- a CDS encoding HhH-GPD-type base excision DNA repair protein encodes MDTTLRLAQRPEADDLLGRSPLALLVGMLLDQQVPMEWAFAGPYTIARRLGADDLDARTVAAQDPEAFAALLAEKPAVHRYPGAMAGRVQQLCRYLVDTYDGDAAAVWTGVGDGRELLARLTALPGFGDQKARIFLALLGKQLGVRPAGWREAAGPYGEEGCHRSVADITGPDSLARVRAHKQEAKAAAKAAKAAKQARAAKAAEAAPKKR; translated from the coding sequence ATGGACACCACCCTGCGACTGGCCCAGCGGCCCGAGGCCGACGACCTGCTCGGCCGCAGCCCGCTCGCCCTGCTCGTCGGCATGCTGCTGGACCAGCAGGTGCCGATGGAGTGGGCGTTCGCCGGCCCGTACACGATCGCCCGGCGGCTCGGCGCGGACGACCTCGACGCGCGCACCGTCGCCGCGCAGGACCCGGAGGCGTTCGCCGCGCTGCTGGCCGAGAAGCCGGCGGTGCACCGCTACCCGGGCGCGATGGCCGGGCGGGTGCAGCAGCTGTGCCGCTATCTGGTCGACACCTACGACGGCGACGCCGCGGCGGTGTGGACCGGCGTCGGCGACGGCCGCGAGCTGCTCGCGCGGCTCACGGCGCTGCCCGGCTTCGGCGACCAGAAGGCCCGCATCTTCCTGGCGCTGCTCGGCAAGCAGCTCGGCGTCCGTCCGGCGGGCTGGCGCGAGGCCGCGGGGCCGTACGGCGAGGAGGGCTGCCACCGCTCGGTCGCCGACATCACCGGGCCCGACTCCCTGGCCCGGGTCCGCGCCCACAAGCAGGAGGCGAAGGCCGCGGCGAAGGCGGCGAAGGCCGCGAAGCAGGCGCGGGCGGCGAAGGCGGCCGAGGCCGCCCCGAAGAAGCGCTGA
- a CDS encoding alpha-L-rhamnosidase-related protein gives MAAAVTAVFCLAAPASSASSAAPASRPSPAAAGAPVGRAAGDAYILAPSSRTVAPVAVQSTSGTVSGAANVLSGGSARISGAGSFLVLDFGKEVGGLVTLRFAGASDAGQRLGLAFTESSRYVGPVSDLSSGAAFSGTGTDGALYTTVGGAGSYTMPADKLRGGFRYLTLFLDSSGWVDVDGVSLAFTAAAGMSDMRAYAGYFYSSDPQLNRIWYAGAYTVQMDTIAPTQGRVWPPPPSGWENDGLVGVGAGVLVDGAKRDRSVWSGDMGVSLPTAYVSTGDLVSTRNSLTTLYQHQASSGELEYGGPEFNFYGSDTYHTWALVGTSAYYTYSADRSWLDSVWSQYRRAMDFVTAKIDGTGLLDVTGTSDWARGGQGGENIEANALLYKALLGGVALAAAEGDSADASSWQQRAATLKAAANQRLWNPAVGMYRDNPDSGLYPQDGNSLAVWYGLTDSPAKDTAIARALSARWDDHGADTPEKDGAIGTFPGSMEVQAHFAAGDDLGGLTLIRREWGGMLADPAGTGSTFWEGLRHDGSFDYGGTYMSLAHGWGTGPTSALTFFVLGLSPTGSGGYTFAPHPGDLAHTEGSLTLPQGTVTGSWDYDRSAGTLAETLTAPAGSTGTLGVPAYGSAALTVAVDGHTVWSGGAFHAAPGTVTGGSSDGSYVHLTGLAAGSHTVTATGVGAPAPFTPAVNSAAAGDPLPPGYTLCAVEGGSCTPSGTQVMAYGAGAYAFTAASGTTACGAAGFGGADPAFGVLKSCYLAPAGGPAGWTRCADEKGSCAVGGTREVAYGANGAFRFQTVVSGHVACANDAFGGDPLPDTAKGCYTAPDGPPAGGGWTACASEHGTCAATGGQPLAFGANGSYWYGSSHGSTTCETGTLGVDPIYLVGKDCYTRTGPPQGYPVTCAAENATCAISGTRTVAYGADGVFAYRTVTGSVACGNDALGGDPLPGVVKACYLTS, from the coding sequence GTGGCCGCCGCGGTGACCGCGGTCTTCTGCCTTGCGGCGCCGGCGTCGTCGGCGTCGTCGGCCGCGCCGGCCTCCCGGCCGTCCCCGGCGGCCGCGGGCGCGCCGGTCGGGCGGGCCGCGGGCGACGCGTACATCCTCGCGCCGAGCAGCCGCACGGTCGCCCCCGTCGCGGTGCAGAGCACCTCGGGCACGGTGAGCGGCGCGGCGAACGTGCTGTCCGGCGGCTCGGCCCGCATCTCCGGCGCGGGCTCCTTCCTCGTGCTGGACTTCGGCAAGGAGGTCGGCGGCCTGGTCACGCTGCGCTTCGCCGGCGCGAGCGACGCCGGGCAGCGGCTCGGCCTGGCGTTCACCGAGTCCTCGCGGTACGTCGGGCCGGTCAGCGATCTGAGCAGCGGCGCCGCGTTCTCGGGCACCGGCACCGACGGCGCGCTGTACACGACGGTCGGCGGCGCCGGCTCGTACACCATGCCCGCGGACAAGCTCCGCGGCGGCTTCCGCTACCTGACGCTGTTCCTGGACTCCTCCGGCTGGGTCGACGTCGACGGCGTCTCGCTCGCCTTCACCGCCGCCGCCGGGATGAGCGACATGCGCGCGTACGCCGGCTACTTCTACTCCAGCGACCCGCAGCTGAACCGGATCTGGTACGCGGGCGCGTACACCGTGCAGATGGACACCATCGCCCCGACCCAGGGCAGGGTGTGGCCGCCGCCCCCCTCGGGCTGGGAGAACGACGGCCTGGTCGGCGTCGGCGCCGGCGTGCTGGTCGACGGCGCCAAGCGCGACCGCTCGGTGTGGTCGGGCGACATGGGCGTCTCGCTGCCCACCGCGTACGTGTCCACCGGCGACCTCGTCTCCACCCGCAACTCGCTCACCACGCTCTACCAGCACCAGGCGTCGTCGGGTGAACTGGAATACGGCGGACCGGAGTTCAACTTCTACGGCTCGGACACGTACCACACCTGGGCGCTCGTCGGGACGTCCGCCTACTACACCTACTCCGCGGACAGGTCCTGGCTGGACTCCGTCTGGAGCCAGTACCGGCGCGCCATGGACTTCGTCACCGCGAAGATCGACGGCACCGGGCTGCTCGACGTCACCGGCACCAGCGACTGGGCGCGCGGCGGCCAGGGCGGGGAGAACATCGAGGCCAACGCGCTGCTGTACAAGGCGCTGCTGGGCGGCGTCGCACTGGCCGCCGCCGAGGGCGACAGCGCCGACGCCTCCTCCTGGCAGCAGCGCGCCGCGACGCTGAAGGCCGCGGCCAACCAGCGGCTGTGGAACCCCGCGGTGGGGATGTACCGCGACAACCCGGACAGCGGCCTGTACCCGCAGGACGGCAACTCCCTGGCCGTCTGGTACGGGTTGACCGACAGCCCGGCCAAGGACACCGCCATCGCCCGCGCCCTGAGCGCCCGTTGGGACGACCACGGCGCCGACACCCCGGAGAAGGACGGCGCGATCGGCACCTTCCCCGGCTCCATGGAGGTCCAGGCGCACTTCGCCGCGGGCGACGACCTCGGGGGTCTCACGCTGATCCGCCGCGAGTGGGGCGGCATGCTCGCCGACCCGGCCGGCACCGGCAGCACCTTCTGGGAGGGCCTGCGCCACGACGGCTCCTTCGACTACGGCGGCACCTACATGAGCCTGGCGCACGGCTGGGGCACCGGCCCGACCTCGGCGCTGACCTTCTTCGTGCTGGGCCTGAGCCCGACCGGCTCCGGCGGCTACACCTTCGCGCCGCACCCCGGCGACCTCGCGCACACCGAGGGCTCCCTCACCCTGCCGCAGGGCACGGTGACCGGCTCCTGGGACTACGACCGGAGCGCCGGCACGCTCGCCGAGACCCTCACCGCGCCGGCCGGCAGCACCGGCACGCTCGGCGTCCCGGCCTACGGCTCGGCGGCGCTGACCGTCGCCGTCGACGGCCACACCGTGTGGAGCGGCGGCGCCTTCCACGCCGCGCCGGGCACCGTCACCGGCGGTTCCAGCGACGGGAGTTACGTCCACCTGACCGGCCTCGCCGCGGGCAGCCACACCGTCACCGCCACCGGCGTCGGCGCGCCGGCGCCGTTCACGCCCGCGGTGAACTCCGCCGCGGCGGGCGACCCGTTGCCGCCCGGCTACACCCTGTGCGCGGTCGAGGGCGGCAGCTGCACCCCGTCCGGCACACAGGTGATGGCCTACGGCGCCGGCGCGTACGCCTTCACGGCGGCGAGCGGCACGACCGCGTGCGGCGCGGCCGGTTTCGGCGGCGCGGACCCGGCGTTCGGGGTGCTGAAGTCCTGCTACCTCGCGCCCGCCGGCGGCCCGGCCGGCTGGACGCGGTGCGCCGACGAGAAGGGCTCGTGCGCGGTCGGCGGCACCCGCGAGGTCGCCTACGGCGCGAACGGCGCCTTCCGCTTCCAGACCGTCGTCAGCGGCCATGTCGCCTGCGCCAACGACGCGTTCGGCGGCGACCCGCTCCCCGACACCGCCAAGGGCTGCTACACCGCGCCGGACGGACCGCCGGCCGGCGGCGGCTGGACGGCGTGCGCGAGCGAGCACGGCACGTGCGCGGCCACCGGCGGGCAGCCCCTCGCGTTCGGCGCGAACGGCTCGTACTGGTACGGCAGTTCCCACGGCAGCACCACGTGCGAGACCGGCACGCTGGGCGTCGACCCGATCTACCTGGTCGGCAAGGACTGCTACACCCGCACCGGGCCGCCGCAGGGCTACCCGGTGACCTGCGCGGCGGAGAACGCCACCTGCGCGATCTCCGGCACCCGCACGGTCGCCTACGGCGCGGACGGCGTCTTCGCCTACCGCACGGTGACCGGCAGCGTGGCGTGCGGCAACGACGCGTTGGGCGGCGACCCGCTGCCGGGGGTGGTCAAGGCGTGCTACCTCACGTCGTGA
- a CDS encoding LacI family DNA-binding transcriptional regulator, with amino-acid sequence MGPMVGIKDVARQAGVSVGTVSNVINRPDLVAEETRTRVQSVIARLGYVRSESARQLRAGASRIMSLLVLDMGNPFFVAVASGAERTARAAGLGVMVCNSAQSVSEEREYLSLFAEQRVRGVLVTPADASGRSLDVLRAQGIPFVLVDRVSADEGVCSVSVDDVAGGRLAAQHLVQAGHRAIVFVGGPPDLPQVRDRKAGALAALAEAGLPPEALVEVSAERLDVAAGRDAGSRLLGLGHRPTAVFCANDLLALGVLQSMFAARISVPDEMAIVGYDDIEFAAAAAVPLTSVRQPAVAMGRLAAEMLMEETVGEGAAHQHRQTVLQPELVVRGSSLRGR; translated from the coding sequence GTGGGACCCATGGTGGGGATCAAGGACGTGGCACGGCAGGCCGGCGTCTCGGTCGGGACGGTGTCCAACGTGATCAACCGCCCCGACCTGGTCGCCGAGGAGACCAGGACCCGGGTCCAGTCGGTGATCGCGCGGCTCGGCTACGTGCGCAGCGAGTCGGCCCGCCAGCTGCGGGCCGGTGCCAGCCGCATCATGTCGCTGCTGGTGCTGGACATGGGCAACCCGTTCTTCGTCGCGGTGGCCAGCGGCGCCGAGCGCACCGCGCGCGCCGCCGGGCTCGGGGTGATGGTCTGCAACAGCGCGCAGAGCGTCAGCGAGGAGCGCGAGTACCTGTCCCTCTTCGCCGAGCAGCGGGTGCGCGGCGTGCTGGTCACCCCCGCCGACGCCTCCGGGCGCAGCCTGGACGTGCTGCGCGCCCAGGGCATCCCGTTCGTGCTGGTCGACCGGGTGTCGGCGGACGAGGGCGTGTGCTCGGTGTCGGTGGACGACGTGGCGGGCGGACGGCTGGCCGCGCAGCACCTGGTCCAGGCCGGGCACCGCGCGATCGTCTTCGTCGGCGGCCCGCCGGACCTGCCGCAGGTCCGCGACCGCAAGGCGGGGGCGCTGGCCGCGCTCGCCGAGGCGGGGCTGCCGCCGGAGGCGCTGGTGGAGGTCTCCGCCGAGCGCCTGGACGTGGCGGCCGGCCGCGACGCGGGCTCCCGGCTGCTCGGCCTCGGCCACCGGCCGACCGCGGTGTTCTGCGCCAACGACCTGCTCGCGCTGGGCGTGCTGCAGTCGATGTTCGCCGCGCGGATCAGCGTGCCGGACGAGATGGCGATCGTCGGCTACGACGACATCGAGTTCGCGGCGGCGGCGGCCGTGCCGCTCACCTCGGTGCGGCAGCCGGCCGTGGCGATGGGCCGGCTGGCCGCGGAGATGCTGATGGAGGAGACGGTCGGCGAGGGCGCGGCGCACCAGCACCGGCAGACCGTGCTCCAGCCCGAGCTGGTGGTCCGCGGCTCCAGCCTGCGGGGCCGCTGA
- the rhaS gene encoding rhamnose ABC transporter substrate-binding protein, with product MSLRSAPARRAAAAVAAVGVVALAATACGGTTKKSSDAANSSAPAASKASADPNAPLKKGLTIAYLPKQVNNPYFTISDNGGKQAVEAAGSTYKEVGTSSGTDTAGQVSYVNTLTQQQVDAIAVSAQDPGALCTALNQARKNGVKVVTYDSDTNTTCRDVFVSQASSEDLGRTEVQLMARQIGYKGKIAILSAAQTATNQNTWIGFMKDELKKPEYKDVQLVKVAYGNDDAQASFQQTQGLLQQYPDLKGIISPTTVGIKAAAQYLSGSKYKGKVQLTGLGTPNDMRAYVQNGTVRSFELWDPAKLGALAGYTAIALASGQISGAPGQTYTAGDMGSFTIGQDSVVVLGKPTVFDKANIGQYHF from the coding sequence ATGTCCCTCAGAAGCGCCCCCGCCCGCCGCGCCGCGGCGGCCGTCGCCGCCGTCGGCGTCGTCGCCCTGGCCGCCACCGCCTGCGGCGGTACCACCAAGAAGTCCTCCGACGCCGCCAACTCCAGTGCCCCGGCCGCCTCCAAGGCCTCCGCGGACCCCAACGCGCCGCTGAAGAAGGGCCTGACGATCGCGTACCTGCCCAAGCAGGTCAACAACCCCTACTTCACCATCTCCGACAACGGCGGCAAGCAGGCCGTCGAGGCGGCCGGCTCGACGTACAAGGAGGTCGGCACCAGCAGCGGCACCGACACCGCGGGCCAGGTCTCCTACGTCAACACCCTCACCCAGCAGCAGGTCGACGCCATAGCGGTGTCCGCGCAGGACCCGGGCGCGCTGTGCACGGCCCTCAACCAGGCCCGCAAGAACGGCGTCAAGGTCGTCACCTACGACTCCGACACCAACACCACCTGCCGCGACGTGTTCGTCTCCCAGGCCAGCTCCGAGGACCTCGGCCGCACCGAGGTCCAGCTGATGGCCCGGCAGATCGGCTACAAGGGCAAGATCGCGATCCTGTCGGCCGCGCAGACCGCGACCAACCAGAACACCTGGATCGGCTTCATGAAGGACGAGTTGAAGAAGCCGGAGTACAAGGACGTCCAGCTGGTCAAGGTCGCCTACGGCAACGACGACGCGCAGGCGTCCTTCCAGCAGACGCAGGGCCTGTTGCAGCAGTACCCGGACCTGAAGGGGATCATCTCCCCGACCACGGTGGGCATCAAGGCCGCCGCGCAGTACCTCAGCGGCTCCAAGTACAAGGGCAAGGTGCAGCTCACCGGCCTCGGCACGCCCAACGACATGCGCGCCTACGTGCAGAACGGCACCGTGCGGTCCTTCGAGCTGTGGGACCCGGCCAAGCTCGGCGCGCTCGCCGGCTACACCGCGATCGCGCTCGCCTCCGGCCAGATCAGCGGCGCGCCGGGGCAGACGTACACGGCCGGCGACATGGGATCGTTCACCATCGGCCAGGACAGCGTCGTGGTGCTCGGCAAGCCGACCGTCTTCGACAAGGCGAACATCGGCCAGTACCACTTCTGA